In Phenylobacterium hankyongense, the sequence GCGGCCGCTGGTCCGCGCCGGCGCCGGACTGAGCACCAGCGGCGGCTCGTCCGCGACCCGCGGAGCCTCGGCGACGACCGGCGCAGACTGAGGCTGGACAGACTGGGGCAGGACAGACTGGGGCGCCGGAGCTTCGGACGGCGAGACCGGCGGCGCGGTCCGCGCGCGCGCCGGCGGCAGCGCCGAGCCGGTCAGCACCCCGCGGGGCGGCGCAGCGTTCGGCGCCGGCTGGGGTGGCAGGGCCGAGCCGGTCAGCACGCCACGCGGGGCCGTGCTCGGGGCCGGTTGGGGGGCCGGCTGGAAGCTCGGCGGCGCAGGGCGCGCGGGCGCGGGCGCGGGCGCCTTCGGCAGCGGCCCGACACGGAACGGCGCCTGGGGCATTTTCGGCCAGGGGCTCGGGCGTTCGTAGGGATTGTCGTCGGTCGGTGGCGGCACGGCGGATCCTGAGCGTTCCGGGATTATCAAGCCTCGCGCGGGACTTGGCCGGTTCTATGGCGCGGGGTGCGTCCGTTGACCACACCCCGAGCTGCGCCCACTGTCCAGCATCCCAAGCCCATGAGGCCTCCGCGCCATGACCCGTCCCAATCCTCGCCTCGCCGCCCCCGGCCTGCTGGCGCTCGCCCTCGCCGCCGCGCTCCCCGCCGCCGCCCAGGCGCCGGCCGGGCCTACGGTGGTGCGCGGCTCCGTCGCCGCCCTGACCGACACCACCCTGACCGTGAAGCCCGAGCGCGGCGGCCCAGCCCAGGTGGTCACGCTCGCCCCCACCTGGACCGTCGCGGTGATGAAGCCGGTGGCCATCGACGCCATCCAGCCGGGCAGCTTCATCGGCACCGCCGAGATGCCGGCCAAGAATGGCACGGGCCGCAGCCTGGAGGTCCACGTCTTCCCGCCCGGCGTGAAGATGGGCGAGGGCCACTACGGCTGGGACCTCAAGCCCGGCTCGATGATGACCAACGGCACGGTCGGCAAGGTGATGGCCGGCAAGCGCGGCAGCCGCGAGCTCGATGTCGCCTACTCCTATGGGACCCGCCACATCGTGGTGCCGGCCAGCGTGCCGGTGGTGCAGATCACCGGCGGCCAGCGCAGCCAGGTCAAGCCCGGCGTGCCGGTGTTCATGGTGGTGCAGAAAGGCCCGGCCGGAGCCCTGACCGCGGGCTCCGTCTCGATCGGAGAGAACGGCGCCAAGCCGCCGATGTGATAGTGGGCTCCCGGTGAGCCAGATCGCCGACACCGCCGAGCCCGCCCAACCCGCCGCCGCCCGCCCCAGGCCCGTGAACTGGGTGGGCGGCGCGATCCTGGTCCTGTGGATCGGTCTGGGCGCCGGCCTCGTCTACGGACCGCCCGCGGCCCAGGGCGTGCTGACCTTCGCCTTCGTCATGGTCGGCTGGATCCTCGCGGTGATGGCCCACGAGTTCAGCCATGCGGCCGTGGCCTGGCTGGGCGGCGATCACACAGTGGTGGAGAAGGGCTACCTGTCCTTCGATCCGCGCCGCTACGGCGACGTCGGGGTCAGCCTGGTGATGCCGCTGATCTTCCTGGCCATCGGCGGCATCGGCTTCCCCGGCGGGGCGGTCTACCTGCGGCCGGACCTGATGCGCAGCCGGCTCTGGCGCTCGGCCGCGGCGCTGGCCGGACCCGGCGCGACGCTGGTCATCCTGTTGGCGCTGACCACCGCCCTGCGCGTCTGGGCCAACGCGGGGGCGCAAGGGGCGCTGTTCCCGGCCCTGACGGTGCTGGCCTTCCTGCAGGCCATGGCGCTGATCCTCAACCTGCTGCCGATCCCCGGCCTCGACGGTTTCGGCGCGCTGCGGCCGTTCCTGCCGCCGGCCTTGACGCCGCACCTGGCCAAGGCGGAGGGCCTGGCGATGGGCGCGCTGTTCCTGCTGCTCTTCCTCGTGCCCGGCGCCGGCGCCCTGCTGTTCGGCGCGGCCGCCAGCCTGGGCGTGGCGATGGGCCTGATCCCCGAGGCGCTGCAGGCCGGCTGGCAGGCGTTCCACTTCTGGCGCTGACGCGCTGGCGGCCAGCGTGAACCGCAAATTAAACAAGGCCGGGTTAGGAACGAGGCGAACCTAAGCACCCTCAAGCAGCCCGGCAGCGCCATGGCCCACGCGAATCCGCCCCGTTTGCTCGTCGTCGACGATGTGCCGGACAACCGCGCCATCCTGGCCCGGCGCTTCATGCGCCTGGGCTACGAGGTCACGGAGGCCGAAGACGGCGCCGAGGCGCTCGAACTGATCGCCCAATACGAATACGACATCGTCCTGCTCGACATCATGATGCCGAAGATCGACGGGCTGGAGGTTCTCAAGCGCGTGCGCGAGACCCGCTCCCAGGCCGAGCTGCCGATCATCATGGTCTCCGCCAAGGCCAGCAGCGAGGACGTGGTCGACGCCCTGCTGCTGGGCGCCAACGACTATGTCACCAAGCCGGTGGACCTGAAGGTCGCCCACGCCCGCGTCGAGGCGCAGCTGGCCCGCAAGCGCGCCGAAGACCTGTCCCGCGCCGCCCACGGGGAGCTGGAGATCGCGCTCAGCGCGCTGCGCGGCCGGGTCGTCGAGGCCGAGGGCGACGCCGACGACGCCCGGCCCAACCTCGACCGGGCCCTGGACGTGGCGAGCGTCGTCACCCGCATCTGCGAAAGCCCGACCCTGCACGACACCGTCGAGCTGATCGACGCCGCCGTCGCCACCCTGCATCGGCTGTCCACCACCCGACCGGCGCCGACGGCCACCGCGTCCAGGCCCGAGCCGACCGCCGGGCGGGTCCGCATCCTGTCGGCCGACGGCGCCGCCCACGACCGCCAGGTGGTCCGGCTGATGCTGGCCGAAGCCGAGGCCGGGATCGAGCTGGTGGAGGTGTCGGACGGCGCCGAGGCCGCCGCCGCGGCCGCCGCCGGCCGCTTCGACCTGATCATCCTGGGCCTGCAGATGCCGGGCATGGACGGCCTCGCCGCGATCGGCGAGATCCGCGCCCAGGAGCTGAGGTCGCGCCACGACCGCACCCCGATCCTGGCGGTCAGCGCCCACGCCGACAGCGCCGCCCTGGCGATCAAGGCCGGCGCCGACCTGCACCTGGCCAAGCCGGTGACGGCCGCGGCCCTGCTCAACGCCGTGGTCCGCGCCCTCAGCCAGGGCCCCGAGAAGCTGGCGTCCCAGGTCGCCTAAGCCGTTGTCGGGGTGGCCGGCCCTTCGCTAAGCTGGCCCCATGTCCGAGATCACCAAGCGTCAGCTCCTCGCCCTCGCCGCCGCCTTCGGCGCCTCGCCCGCGTTCGCCCAGACGCCTGGGCCTGCGCCTGCGCCTGGGCCAGCCCCGGCTACGCCCGCCGCCCCGCCCGCGCCGGCCACGCCGGCCGTTCCCGCCGCACCGGCGGCGCCCGCCGAGCCGGCCGCGGCCGATTTCGGCCGCACCACCCGCGTCCGGCTGGCCACGCCGCTCGGCCCGATCGTGCTCGACCTGTTCACCGAGAAGGCGCCGATCACGTCCGCCAACTTCCTGAAATACGTCGACCGCAAGCTCTATGACGGCGCCACCTTCTACCGCGCCTCGAAGCCTCCCGGTCAGGCGGCCAACGACTACGGCGTGGTGCAGGGCGGGCTGCAGAACGACCCCAAGAAGGTGCTGCCGCCGATCGCCCACGAGAGCACGGCGAAGACCGGCCTGGCGCACAAGGACGGGACCATCTCCATGGGCCGCCACGCGCCCGGAACGGCCCAGGCCGACTGGTTCATCTGCGTCGGCGACCAGTCCTATCTCGACGCCGATCCGAAGGACCCGAAGAAGAACCCGGGCTTCGCCGCCTTCGGCCACGTCGTCGAGGGCATGGACGTGGTGCAGAAGATCCTCGGCCGCGCGGTCGACCCCAACAAGGGCGAGGGCGCGATGAAGGGCGAGATGCTCAAGGTCCCGGTGCCGATCACCTCAGTGCGGCGGGCCTAGGACAATCCGGTCCACCAGGCCACGGCGAGCCAGAACGCCAGGCAGAGCGCGAACGCGACCAGCAGCACGACTCCTCGGAACGAGAGGGGCCACATCGGTTCCTCCGACTACGCCTTGCCGCCCGTCGCGGCAGGTGCCCCCCGGCGTCGTTTCTTGGTCCGCCATCGTGCCACGGCCGACGCCCGCCGTTTTTAGCAATTGACGCGCCATTGTTCGGTAGTGGCCCAGGTTGGCCGCCGATCGGGAACCGGAAGACGTTGAATGTCTTGACGATGCGCGCCGCGGCCATGGCCGAGCCGGCGCGCCCGAGCCGCGAAGGACCGAATGAGAGCCTATCCCCCGACGCACCTTGGCCGCCGTAGCGGCGAGCCCGTGCCGCGCGAAACCCGTCGCGCTTCCGCCGTCCCGACGGCGCGCTCCGCCGCCGAGCGCCTGGCGCAGGCGCGCATCCGCCCGCGCGACCCCCGCCCGATCCTGCACCTGCCGCCCGCGCCCTGAGGCGCGGGCCTTACGCGACGGCGCTGAGGTCTTCGGATTCCCGGCTCAGCGCCGCGGCGACCGCCGTCAGCAGCCCCGCCGCGGTGATCGGCCGCGCCATGTGCAGGTCGGCGCCGGCGGCGAGCGCCTTGGCCGCCTTGGAGCCCTCCAGCGACACCGCCAGGATCGGCGTCCGTCGCTTGCCCCGCTCGCGCTCGGTGCGGCGCACTTCGCGCAACCCGGCCAGGCCGTCGGCCATCTCCACGTTCATCAGCACGAGATCGAAGATCCCGCCGGCCGCCAGGGCCGCAGCCTCCAGGCCGCCGGGCGCGTCGACCAGTTCGACCTCCACCTCCGCGGCGTGCAGCATCTCGCGCATGGCGTGGCGGCTGACCGCGTCGTCGTCGGCCGACAGCACCCGGATCTTGCTCTTCGCCGGGGCGCCGCGCCGGTCGCCGGTCTCCAGGGCGTCCGACATCAGCCCGTCGAGGGACGCCGCCGCCGCCTCGATCACCGCCACCACCTTCTTCAGGTCGGGCGTGTCGCAGATGCGGGTCAGCACGGTGGCGGCGCCCAGCACGCCGGCCATCGGCGCGCGGACGTCGGCGCCCAGGTCGGCCAGCAGCGCCGAGGTGTTCTCCGCCTGCGTCACCGCCTCCTGCAGCTTGGTCAGCGTCTGTTCGAGGTCGCGGAAGGCGGCGCTCTTGCCGTCGTCCTCGCGCTTGCGGCGCAGCTGCATCTCGGCCCGCGCATAGGCGACCTCGATGTCCACCGGCTTGGTGATGTAGTCGTTGGCGCCGAGGTTGAGCGCCTCGACGACGTCCTCGGACGCCGACTTGCCGGTGACCATGATGATCGGAAGCTCGGCCTGGCTGCGGGTTTCGCGCACCCGGCGCAGCACCTCCAACCCGTCGATGCCCGGCATCATGATGTCCAGCATCACCAGGTCGAAGGGGAAGGCGGCGATCAGCGCCAGCGCCTTGGCGCCGTCGCCGGCCTCCATGACCTCATAGCCCAGGCGCGTGAACCGCCGCCTCAGGATGGTCCGGTTGTCCGGGTGGTCGTCGACCACCAGAAGGCGGGGCGTCGCTTCGATCTTGGCCATGGTCTTGCTCGACGTCGGTTCGGCGCGGAGAATGCGCAGAACGCCATTATCCCATTCACGATTAAGGGAGAGTGCACGCGGGAGTTGATTTCGCGGCGGACCCGAGCCTCGCCCGCCGCCGCGGCCGCGGCCCCTCCGGCGCCGCAGGTTGAGTCACTGTCGCCGACCGGGCGTGGGAGCGGCTTTTTCGCCCGCCCGCCTGCCGGACATGGTGTAGCCTCGTCGCATGGACGATCTCACCCCCGGCGAACTCGAAGCCCTGCAGAACCTGGCCCACAAGAAGGCCGGCGACCCGGTGCCGTTCATCAACATCGCCGACGCGCGCCGGCTGACCGAACTGGGCCTGGCGCAGCGCAGCCATGAAGGCTGGGACATCACCCCGGCCGGCGCCGCCCGGCTGGCGCGGCTGTCCGGGTCGGGACCGACCGATATGGGCCGCTAGCCCGCGCGGCCATCCACCTTTCCTCAAGCATTTCCCGCGTCCATGGGGCATGTTTGGGGAACAGATGACGAACGCAGCGATTCGACCCGTCCGCATCCTGGGCCTCGATCCGGGCCTGCGCCGCACCGGCTGGGGCGTGGTGGCGGTGTCCGGCGCGCGGCTGGTCCATGTGGCGCACGGGATGATCGCGCCGGACACGACCCTGCCGTTCGCCGAGCGGCTGCTGGTGCTGTTCGAGGCGATCACCGAGGTCATCGCCCTGCACGCCCCGGATGAGGCGGCGGTGGAAGAGACCTTCATGAACAACAACGCGGCCTCGGCGCTGAAGCTCGGCCACGCCCGCGCCATGGCCCTGGTGGCGCCCGCCCGCGCCGGCCTGCCGGTGGCCGAATACGCCGCCACCGTGGTCAAGAAGGCCGTGGTCGGAACCGGCGGGGCCGACAAGGCCCAGGTCGGCTGGATGATCGCCCGCCTGCTGCCGACCGCCGGCAAG encodes:
- a CDS encoding site-2 protease family protein produces the protein MSQIADTAEPAQPAAARPRPVNWVGGAILVLWIGLGAGLVYGPPAAQGVLTFAFVMVGWILAVMAHEFSHAAVAWLGGDHTVVEKGYLSFDPRRYGDVGVSLVMPLIFLAIGGIGFPGGAVYLRPDLMRSRLWRSAAALAGPGATLVILLALTTALRVWANAGAQGALFPALTVLAFLQAMALILNLLPIPGLDGFGALRPFLPPALTPHLAKAEGLAMGALFLLLFLVPGAGALLFGAAASLGVAMGLIPEALQAGWQAFHFWR
- a CDS encoding response regulator translates to MLVVDDVPDNRAILARRFMRLGYEVTEAEDGAEALELIAQYEYDIVLLDIMMPKIDGLEVLKRVRETRSQAELPIIMVSAKASSEDVVDALLLGANDYVTKPVDLKVAHARVEAQLARKRAEDLSRAAHGELEIALSALRGRVVEAEGDADDARPNLDRALDVASVVTRICESPTLHDTVELIDAAVATLHRLSTTRPAPTATASRPEPTAGRVRILSADGAAHDRQVVRLMLAEAEAGIELVEVSDGAEAAAAAAAGRFDLIILGLQMPGMDGLAAIGEIRAQELRSRHDRTPILAVSAHADSAALAIKAGADLHLAKPVTAAALLNAVVRALSQGPEKLASQVA
- a CDS encoding peptidylprolyl isomerase, whose protein sequence is MSEITKRQLLALAAAFGASPAFAQTPGPAPAPGPAPATPAAPPAPATPAVPAAPAAPAEPAAADFGRTTRVRLATPLGPIVLDLFTEKAPITSANFLKYVDRKLYDGATFYRASKPPGQAANDYGVVQGGLQNDPKKVLPPIAHESTAKTGLAHKDGTISMGRHAPGTAQADWFICVGDQSYLDADPKDPKKNPGFAAFGHVVEGMDVVQKILGRAVDPNKGEGAMKGEMLKVPVPITSVRRA
- a CDS encoding response regulator translates to MAKIEATPRLLVVDDHPDNRTILRRRFTRLGYEVMEAGDGAKALALIAAFPFDLVMLDIMMPGIDGLEVLRRVRETRSQAELPIIMVTGKSASEDVVEALNLGANDYITKPVDIEVAYARAEMQLRRKREDDGKSAAFRDLEQTLTKLQEAVTQAENTSALLADLGADVRAPMAGVLGAATVLTRICDTPDLKKVVAVIEAAAASLDGLMSDALETGDRRGAPAKSKIRVLSADDDAVSRHAMREMLHAAEVEVELVDAPGGLEAAALAAGGIFDLVLMNVEMADGLAGLREVRRTERERGKRRTPILAVSLEGSKAAKALAAGADLHMARPITAAGLLTAVAAALSRESEDLSAVA
- the ruvC gene encoding crossover junction endodeoxyribonuclease RuvC, which gives rise to MTNAAIRPVRILGLDPGLRRTGWGVVAVSGARLVHVAHGMIAPDTTLPFAERLLVLFEAITEVIALHAPDEAAVEETFMNNNAASALKLGHARAMALVAPARAGLPVAEYAATVVKKAVVGTGGADKAQVGWMIARLLPTAGKTTADAADALAVAIAHAHARGARALRGAA